Proteins from a single region of Diorhabda sublineata isolate icDioSubl1.1 chromosome 2, icDioSubl1.1, whole genome shotgun sequence:
- the LOC130453449 gene encoding uncharacterized protein LOC130453449, whose protein sequence is MEFLSGFKEEMNGDNYKIRYGTKIQRTGKIFSYTFWRTECEGEVFWSVQGNNNDGSTFILTQYFGPEEEAKRYQQEITLHHPEEKKIKMIYYASCVNGMNCVNVSRTIVHHFKDRQNVLHFEFRIVKLKRRPYPQRML, encoded by the exons ATGGAATTTCTTTCGGGATTTAAAGAAGAAATGAACGGCGATAACTACAAAATAAGATATGGAACCAAAATTCAAAGAacgggaaaaatattttcatacacaTTTTGGAGAACTGAATGCGAGGGAGAGGTCTTTTGGAGCGTTCAAGGAAACAATAATGACGGATCAACGTTCATACTAACTCAA TATTTCGGACCCGAAGAAGAAGCCAAAAGGTATCAACAGGAGATCACATTGCACCATCcagaagaaaaaaagataaaaatgatcTATTATGCGTCTTGCGTGAATGGTATGAATTGTGTTAATGTGTCTAGAACCATAGTACATCATTTTAAAGACAGGCAAAACGTGCTTCACTTTGAGTTTCGAATAGTGAAATTAAAGAGGAGGCCGTATCCACAAAGAATGTTGTAA